A section of the Thermotoga caldifontis AZM44c09 genome encodes:
- the flgG gene encoding flagellar basal-body rod protein FlgG: MMVSLYSAATGMWAQQYKLDTVSNNLANVDTTSYKKIRAEFQDLVYQYYKNAGTPTAQNSMIPTGIYVGHGVRLSATNRIFTIGNLEQTGNALDLAIAGDGFFQIQLQDGRIAYTRDGSFKIDSEGRIVTANGLPLVPNIVIPADAVSINVSPDGIVSAEMQDGTVQNLGTITLVRFVNPAGLKAIGDNLYVQTVSSGDPIEGTPNQDGFGAIQQGFLEKSNVDVVKEMVDMIIAQRAYELNAKTIQTADDMLRTVSTLKR; this comes from the coding sequence ATGATGGTTTCACTGTACTCTGCGGCAACGGGGATGTGGGCTCAGCAGTACAAGCTTGACACGGTTTCGAACAACCTTGCGAACGTCGACACGACAAGCTACAAGAAGATCCGTGCGGAATTTCAGGACCTGGTTTACCAGTACTACAAGAACGCTGGTACACCGACCGCCCAGAATTCGATGATCCCAACGGGCATCTACGTTGGTCACGGCGTGAGGCTGAGCGCGACGAACAGGATATTCACGATCGGCAATCTCGAGCAGACTGGTAACGCCCTCGATTTAGCCATAGCCGGGGATGGATTCTTCCAGATACAACTTCAGGACGGCAGGATCGCTTACACACGTGACGGGAGCTTCAAGATAGACAGCGAGGGAAGGATCGTCACGGCCAACGGACTTCCGTTGGTTCCAAACATCGTGATCCCGGCCGATGCCGTATCGATAAACGTCTCACCCGACGGAATAGTTTCTGCGGAGATGCAGGACGGAACCGTTCAGAACCTCGGCACGATAACGTTGGTACGCTTCGTCAATCCGGCTGGTTTGAAAGCGATAGGAGACAACCTGTACGTTCAAACGGTATCCTCCGGTGATCCGATCGAAGGAACTCCGAACCAGGATGGTTTCGGTGCGATCCAGCAAGGTTTTCTTGAAAAATCCAACGTTGACGTCGTGAAAGAGATGGTCGACATGATCATCGCACAGCGTGCCTACGAGCTCAACGCGAAGACGATCCAGACCGCCGACGATATGCTCAGAACCGTTTCCACGCTGAAACGGTGA
- the lpdA gene encoding dihydrolipoyl dehydrogenase has product MYDAVVIGAGPAGYVAAIKLAQHGKRVAVVEKSFVGGTCTNWGCIPTKAILSSAHLYRNVVEKASELGIIVQNVSFDFSKIKNHMNKVVVASRKGIEYLFKKNGIELVVGEAIVESPNSVKVQDKKLEAKYLVIATGSVPTLFPPFNEVPGIWTSDDVFKMERLPESVLIIGGGVIGVELATFFSSLNVKVTVVELLEHILPNEDADAAQVVAKSLKKKGVEIYESSKVVSVQPAEKGYRSIVETKEGQLEKVTERVIVAVGRRPKIGDDVKALGLSIERGIKTDETMLTNVPNVYAIGDVRGQIMLAHVAMYEGVTAAENICGRTAKMDYSAVPSVIFTEPEVASVGIKEKDVDPSTVKIFSFPLMANGRARTMLEKDGFAKFIADSKTGRILGATIVGPYATELIMEAAIAVRNGLTAEQLEKTIHPHPTLSETLLGAIEGIVDRPIHL; this is encoded by the coding sequence ATGTACGATGCGGTGGTCATCGGAGCAGGGCCCGCTGGATATGTGGCGGCGATAAAACTCGCACAGCACGGAAAGCGCGTGGCTGTGGTCGAGAAATCTTTCGTCGGAGGCACCTGCACCAACTGGGGTTGTATCCCAACGAAGGCCATTCTGAGTTCGGCGCACCTTTACAGAAACGTTGTCGAAAAAGCCTCTGAACTCGGAATCATCGTGCAGAACGTCTCCTTCGATTTTTCAAAAATCAAAAATCACATGAATAAAGTTGTGGTGGCTTCAAGGAAGGGAATAGAATACCTCTTCAAAAAGAATGGTATCGAGCTCGTCGTCGGTGAGGCAATTGTGGAATCACCCAATTCCGTGAAAGTTCAGGACAAAAAGTTGGAAGCGAAGTATCTCGTGATAGCTACAGGTTCCGTCCCGACCCTCTTTCCGCCTTTCAACGAAGTACCAGGTATCTGGACGAGTGACGATGTATTCAAGATGGAACGTCTTCCGGAGAGCGTTCTCATAATCGGCGGTGGGGTGATCGGAGTCGAGCTCGCCACGTTCTTCTCGAGTTTGAACGTCAAGGTAACCGTTGTTGAGCTTCTCGAGCACATCCTTCCCAACGAAGACGCAGACGCCGCGCAGGTCGTGGCCAAATCTTTGAAGAAAAAAGGTGTCGAGATTTACGAATCTTCAAAGGTTGTGTCGGTTCAGCCGGCGGAGAAAGGTTACAGATCCATCGTTGAGACCAAGGAAGGTCAGCTCGAAAAGGTGACTGAGAGGGTGATCGTTGCGGTCGGGAGAAGGCCAAAGATCGGCGATGATGTGAAAGCCCTGGGGCTTTCCATAGAGAGAGGTATCAAGACGGACGAAACCATGCTCACGAACGTGCCAAACGTTTATGCGATCGGTGATGTGCGTGGACAGATCATGCTCGCCCACGTGGCCATGTACGAGGGTGTCACGGCCGCGGAGAACATCTGTGGAAGGACGGCGAAGATGGACTACTCGGCCGTACCGAGTGTTATATTCACCGAACCCGAGGTCGCGAGCGTCGGGATTAAGGAGAAAGACGTGGACCCATCGACCGTGAAAATCTTCTCCTTCCCATTGATGGCCAACGGTCGTGCCAGAACCATGCTCGAGAAAGATGGTTTCGCAAAGTTCATCGCCGACTCGAAAACTGGAAGGATTCTCGGCGCGACGATCGTGGGCCCTTACGCCACAGAACTCATAATGGAGGCTGCAATCGCTGTCAGAAACGGTTTAACGGCTGAACAACTCGAGAAAACCATTCACCCGCACCCCACGCTGAGTGAAACGCTGCTCGGGGCGATAGAGGGTATCGTTGACAGGCCCATCCATCTGTGA
- the yajC gene encoding preprotein translocase subunit YajC produces MNILYSAAPGATAPSATTTTGSGWSFIFLLVMLFAMFYFLIILPQRRREKQFQQMISQLKRGDTVVTIGGIVGKVIDIKKDTVKIKTAMTTELEITKRAIASVFKEKEEEKEEEKQD; encoded by the coding sequence ATGAACATACTCTACAGTGCTGCACCAGGTGCAACCGCGCCGAGTGCTACTACAACAACCGGCTCTGGCTGGAGCTTCATCTTCCTTCTGGTGATGCTCTTCGCCATGTTCTACTTTCTCATCATACTCCCTCAGAGAAGGAGAGAGAAGCAGTTTCAGCAGATGATCTCACAGCTCAAGCGTGGTGACACAGTCGTCACCATCGGTGGTATCGTTGGCAAGGTCATCGATATCAAAAAAGATACAGTGAAGATCAAAACGGCCATGACCACAGAGCTTGAGATAACCAAACGGGCGATAGCTTCCGTTTTCAAGGAGAAAGAAGAAGAGAAAGAGGAAGAAAAGCAGGATTGA
- the secD gene encoding protein translocase subunit SecD has product MKAERVRLIVVLAVFFLALLALLWPTPNQTYKGLAKFFQRVRLGLDIRGGARLEYRVDVEPGVENPSQVVDDVWTVLRNRLDAAGYTEATLRKSFRENQSFIVVEIPDVADTTSAEKLLGSIGVMFFGQVLDESASDPSTDPRLMDLAKIKKARWLPSRDGKVWYLVREEIMLVKDLKLVSPRIITASPVPETRVGRFGYKVTFELASKDAEVFKRITQQLVVPETAIGTAAAKEKRLAIVLDDVVQFAGYVVSVIPDGKAEITGNFSLEEAKQLAAILRSGALPARLEKVSTGWVAPLLGSDIIKSSLVAGLIGLILVMIYMIVFYGIQGVVADIALIYNTILLLGVMAATRSILTLPGIAGIFFTIGTTVDGNIIIAERIKEELRAGKSIKAAITAGFDRSFITLFDANLTTIIAGLVLYYFGTGTVKGFAITLIIGVAGSFFVNMVLSRLLTDAFHNLIRVPKAAERGVEP; this is encoded by the coding sequence ATGAAAGCGGAACGCGTGAGATTGATCGTCGTGCTCGCCGTGTTCTTCCTGGCGCTGCTGGCCCTGCTCTGGCCAACGCCAAACCAGACTTACAAAGGATTGGCAAAATTTTTCCAGCGCGTGAGGTTGGGTCTGGACATCAGGGGTGGCGCGAGGCTCGAGTACAGGGTCGACGTCGAACCCGGTGTTGAGAATCCGAGTCAGGTGGTGGACGATGTCTGGACAGTTCTGAGGAACAGGCTCGACGCGGCGGGTTACACGGAAGCAACGTTGAGAAAGAGTTTCAGGGAGAACCAGTCTTTCATCGTTGTTGAAATACCGGATGTGGCCGACACAACGAGCGCAGAGAAGTTGCTCGGATCCATCGGCGTGATGTTCTTCGGACAGGTACTCGATGAGAGTGCGTCGGATCCTTCCACAGATCCCAGGCTGATGGACCTTGCGAAGATAAAGAAAGCGAGATGGCTTCCTTCACGTGACGGTAAGGTGTGGTATCTGGTCAGAGAAGAGATCATGCTCGTCAAGGATCTCAAGCTCGTTTCACCGCGTATAATCACGGCCAGTCCCGTTCCAGAAACGCGCGTAGGACGTTTCGGCTACAAAGTCACCTTCGAACTGGCGAGCAAAGATGCCGAGGTGTTCAAGCGGATCACCCAGCAACTCGTCGTACCGGAGACTGCGATAGGCACCGCTGCGGCGAAGGAAAAGAGGCTCGCGATCGTTCTGGACGATGTTGTACAGTTCGCAGGCTATGTGGTTTCTGTCATCCCCGATGGCAAAGCGGAGATCACGGGTAACTTCTCGCTCGAGGAAGCAAAGCAGCTCGCCGCGATTTTGAGAAGTGGTGCCCTGCCTGCCAGGTTGGAGAAAGTTTCAACTGGCTGGGTGGCACCGTTGCTGGGATCTGACATCATCAAGAGCTCTCTGGTCGCAGGACTCATCGGTTTGATCTTAGTCATGATCTACATGATCGTCTTCTACGGCATACAGGGTGTCGTGGCTGACATCGCACTCATCTACAACACGATCCTGCTGCTCGGAGTCATGGCTGCGACGCGTTCGATCCTGACTCTGCCTGGCATCGCGGGCATCTTCTTCACCATAGGCACCACGGTGGATGGAAACATAATCATAGCCGAGCGCATAAAGGAAGAGCTCAGGGCTGGTAAGTCCATCAAAGCCGCGATCACTGCTGGCTTCGATAGAAGCTTCATCACCCTGTTCGATGCGAACCTGACCACGATCATCGCCGGCCTGGTGCTCTACTACTTCGGTACCGGTACGGTGAAAGGTTTTGCGATAACTCTGATCATAGGTGTGGCTGGTAGCTTCTTCGTGAACATGGTACTTTCGAGGCTGCTCACCGACGCTTTCCACAACTTGATACGTGTGCCGAAGGCTGCAGAAAGGGGAGTTGAGCCGTGA
- the flgF gene encoding flagellar basal-body rod protein FlgF translates to MVRGIYTAAMGMLIDWFKLDSTANNLANVDTIGYKKDIPTFSAHQERQVYSSLNRRTPIGSLPYSSVVDRVYVDPTEGTLQYTGNFLDLAIEGSGYFAVQRDDEVYYTRAGNFKLDAEGFVVSADGFRLLDENGEPVRFEEGYSVDERGFVRDSLGNVVSRIGVYSFASERDLRKVGYTLFTPTDESGPAVAAENFRILTGYVELSNVNALTEMVRMVELQRHFEIAQKVVLAEDEMFSKLFSQVASLK, encoded by the coding sequence ATGGTAAGAGGCATTTACACCGCCGCGATGGGCATGTTGATCGATTGGTTCAAACTCGATTCCACAGCGAACAACCTGGCAAACGTCGATACGATCGGTTACAAGAAAGACATTCCCACCTTCAGCGCTCACCAAGAACGCCAGGTCTATTCGTCTCTGAACAGGAGAACACCCATAGGCAGTTTACCTTACAGTTCCGTTGTGGACAGAGTCTATGTCGATCCAACGGAGGGCACGCTTCAGTACACGGGAAACTTTCTCGACCTTGCGATCGAGGGAAGTGGGTATTTCGCCGTTCAGAGAGACGATGAGGTCTACTACACGCGTGCGGGTAATTTCAAGCTCGACGCCGAAGGTTTTGTTGTCAGCGCGGATGGTTTCAGATTGCTCGATGAAAACGGTGAGCCAGTTCGCTTCGAAGAAGGTTATTCTGTGGACGAACGGGGCTTTGTGAGAGACAGTCTCGGCAACGTGGTGAGCAGGATAGGTGTGTACAGCTTCGCATCCGAACGTGATCTGAGAAAGGTTGGCTATACGCTGTTCACACCGACCGATGAGAGCGGGCCCGCAGTCGCCGCAGAGAACTTTAGGATTCTCACAGGATACGTCGAATTATCAAACGTGAATGCACTGACGGAAATGGTCAGGATGGTGGAGCTGCAAAGGCACTTCGAGATCGCGCAGAAGGTCGTGCTCGCAGAAGATGAAATGTTCTCGAAGTTGTTCTCGCAAGTTGCATCGCTCAAATGA
- a CDS encoding NAD(P)/FAD-dependent oxidoreductase, giving the protein MRTEYRVIVIGAGIVGCSIAYHLAKFGENNVLVLEKSYISSGSTGRCAGGIRQQWSSPHNVLLAMRSVKLFERLHEETGFDIEYKQGGYLILSYDEKEAVQFEENVKMQRKLGLNVELLTPTQVKKRFPYVNVENVLLATFCQTDGHANPHLANFAYAHVAKRLGVTMMTHTEVVGIEATGSKFRVYTSKGEFESQILVNAAGAYAGHVASMVGLNLPVESYRHQIMVTEPVKNFVDPMLISFSGNFYVRQTKHGHFIMGQGDKDEKPGLNYNVTFGFEKSLAKKMCFLLPFMRKIRIVRHWSGHYNMSLDAQPIIGESPQIANFYYAVGFSGHGFMLAPAVGEALAEKILFGQPRHVSISELNVDRFEKVIVREMNVV; this is encoded by the coding sequence ATGAGGACTGAGTACAGGGTGATAGTCATCGGGGCAGGTATCGTCGGCTGCTCAATCGCTTACCATCTGGCGAAATTCGGAGAGAACAACGTTCTCGTGCTTGAAAAGAGTTACATAAGCTCCGGCTCCACGGGCAGGTGTGCCGGTGGGATCAGGCAACAATGGAGCTCCCCGCACAACGTCCTGCTGGCGATGAGGAGCGTGAAACTCTTTGAAAGGTTGCATGAAGAAACCGGTTTCGACATAGAGTACAAACAGGGCGGTTATCTGATACTTTCCTACGACGAAAAAGAGGCAGTTCAGTTCGAAGAGAACGTGAAAATGCAAAGAAAACTCGGGTTGAACGTTGAATTGCTCACACCCACACAGGTCAAGAAGAGGTTCCCGTACGTTAACGTGGAGAATGTCCTGCTGGCCACTTTCTGTCAGACCGATGGTCATGCCAATCCACACTTGGCGAACTTCGCGTACGCGCACGTGGCGAAAAGACTCGGTGTGACGATGATGACTCACACAGAGGTTGTTGGCATCGAGGCGACAGGTTCGAAGTTCAGAGTTTACACCAGCAAAGGTGAGTTTGAATCTCAAATCCTGGTCAACGCTGCGGGCGCTTACGCCGGCCACGTTGCCTCCATGGTGGGTTTGAACCTTCCGGTGGAGAGTTACAGACACCAGATCATGGTCACAGAACCTGTGAAAAACTTCGTCGATCCGATGCTGATAAGCTTCTCCGGAAACTTTTACGTCAGACAGACCAAGCACGGTCATTTCATCATGGGGCAGGGAGATAAAGATGAAAAGCCCGGACTGAACTACAACGTGACCTTCGGGTTCGAGAAAAGTCTCGCGAAGAAGATGTGCTTTTTGCTCCCTTTCATGAGGAAGATACGCATCGTGAGACACTGGTCAGGACATTACAACATGTCTCTGGATGCGCAGCCCATCATCGGAGAATCACCACAGATCGCCAACTTCTATTACGCTGTTGGTTTCAGCGGTCACGGGTTCATGCTCGCACCGGCTGTGGGTGAGGCGCTGGCGGAGAAGATACTCTTTGGTCAGCCCAGACATGTGAGCATTTCAGAGCTGAACGTTGACAGGTTCGAGAAAGTGATCGTCAGGGAGATGAACGTGGTGTGA
- a CDS encoding FAD-dependent oxidoreductase, producing the protein MMKTQLLVVGGGPAGLCGAIEASRYGVETLIVDEGVELGGQLVKQTHKFFGHEGFFASVRGFEIARRLKNQLNHHVKVMLQTTVVGIYEDVVVLYNREKDRTFEVQADYILLATGASERFIQFENNHLPGVYGAGAVQTLMNQFMVLPGKRFLMVGSGNIGLIVSYQLLQAGAEVAAIVEIADRVGGYDVHLRKIKRFGVPVLLRHTIKKALGEEKVTGAVVVQVDEKFRPIGGTEREFAVDVICIAAGLTPSVELAAMANVKIEYVPELGGFVPYRDQNMRTNVENIFIAGDLAGIEEATTAMIEGRIAGLTVAQSIVGTDLSREIEALQNELVEFRSGPFSEKVRKGLSRFFPQRTVEFSRQPQTDKGPVGKLRPIIECYENIPCNPCQTSCPAGAIEVPGNINSLPRIDYEKCTGCGICVSKCPGLAIFMVQENVEPGFDLVVIPYEMVPLPEKDERVIALDREGKEVCEAQVVKVLRFPDMTNLIYLKVPAGYSERVRNFRTLKRGNVLVCRCEEVTLEEVERAIELGFTDYEELRRYLRVGMGMCGGRTCRSTVLSILSQKLGKSPGELLKGRFRPPVMPVKFESILRGETNED; encoded by the coding sequence ATGATGAAAACGCAACTGCTCGTCGTCGGTGGGGGTCCTGCCGGGCTCTGTGGCGCCATAGAAGCTTCCAGATACGGTGTTGAAACACTCATTGTGGACGAAGGGGTGGAACTCGGAGGCCAGCTCGTTAAACAGACGCACAAGTTCTTCGGTCACGAAGGTTTTTTTGCTTCCGTGAGAGGATTCGAGATCGCAAGAAGGTTGAAGAATCAGTTGAACCATCACGTCAAGGTGATGCTACAGACCACCGTCGTGGGCATCTACGAAGACGTTGTCGTACTGTACAACAGAGAGAAAGATCGCACCTTCGAGGTGCAGGCTGATTACATCCTCCTTGCGACGGGAGCATCCGAAAGGTTCATACAGTTCGAGAACAACCATCTACCCGGTGTCTACGGTGCAGGTGCAGTTCAAACGCTCATGAACCAGTTCATGGTGCTTCCCGGCAAACGGTTCCTCATGGTCGGTTCTGGAAACATAGGACTGATAGTTTCCTACCAGCTTCTCCAGGCCGGGGCAGAGGTGGCCGCGATCGTTGAAATAGCGGATAGAGTGGGTGGTTACGATGTACATCTGCGCAAAATCAAAAGGTTCGGCGTCCCGGTGCTGCTGAGACACACGATCAAGAAAGCACTTGGAGAGGAGAAGGTCACGGGCGCCGTGGTCGTGCAGGTGGACGAAAAATTCCGTCCGATCGGAGGAACAGAGAGAGAGTTTGCGGTGGACGTCATATGCATCGCGGCGGGTTTGACCCCTTCTGTAGAACTTGCAGCCATGGCGAACGTGAAGATCGAATACGTTCCGGAACTCGGCGGGTTTGTGCCTTACAGGGATCAAAACATGAGAACCAACGTCGAAAACATCTTCATCGCAGGCGATCTTGCGGGCATAGAGGAAGCCACGACGGCGATGATCGAGGGACGCATCGCCGGCCTGACGGTAGCGCAATCCATCGTTGGAACGGATCTCTCCAGAGAAATAGAAGCCCTGCAGAACGAGCTCGTCGAGTTCAGATCCGGCCCGTTCTCCGAAAAAGTGCGCAAAGGCCTTTCGAGGTTTTTCCCGCAGAGAACGGTTGAATTTTCTCGTCAGCCACAGACTGACAAAGGCCCCGTGGGCAAGCTCAGACCCATCATTGAGTGTTATGAAAACATCCCGTGCAATCCTTGTCAGACCTCCTGCCCGGCGGGCGCGATCGAGGTGCCGGGGAACATAAACAGTCTCCCGAGGATAGATTATGAAAAGTGCACCGGTTGTGGTATCTGTGTTTCTAAATGCCCGGGTCTTGCGATCTTCATGGTTCAGGAAAACGTCGAACCTGGTTTCGACCTGGTGGTCATCCCGTACGAAATGGTTCCCCTGCCAGAGAAGGATGAACGGGTCATCGCGTTGGACAGAGAAGGAAAAGAAGTCTGTGAAGCACAGGTTGTGAAGGTCCTTCGTTTCCCTGACATGACGAATTTGATCTACCTGAAGGTACCCGCAGGTTACTCTGAACGTGTGAGAAACTTTCGAACGTTGAAGCGTGGAAACGTCCTGGTGTGCAGGTGTGAGGAAGTGACACTCGAGGAAGTTGAAAGGGCGATAGAGCTGGGTTTCACAGACTACGAGGAACTGAGACGTTATCTGCGCGTAGGTATGGGAATGTGCGGTGGCAGAACGTGCAGGAGCACTGTGCTGTCGATCCTTTCTCAGAAGCTCGGTAAATCACCCGGAGAACTGCTCAAAGGTCGCTTCAGGCCCCCAGTGATGCCGGTCAAGTTCGAATCGATCCTGAGGGGTGAAACGAATGAGGACTGA
- the secF gene encoding protein translocase subunit SecF yields the protein MKKIDVVNKRLVWLSVAAFFVVLSLVFIFTKGFNLGVEFVGGSEILVRAEGNMVEQDLRQALVEISPDFSAARVTRVRSVGDPANVVKFSVTVSKTFEVEEKTKIIEQLESKLAQKGFKAEVVSFNETGGTAAEEIRRLTWRAILISLAAILAYITLRFNFIFGVGAVAALVHDVIVTLGFFSMFNYEINVPAVAALLTLIGYSLNNTIVIYDRVRENMKKFKGKDIPALINDSINQVLTRTINTSLTTFIVVFVLLLFAGNTIKPFAFGLSVGVLVGTYSSIFVSVPLVMKWVKYR from the coding sequence GTGAAAAAGATCGACGTTGTGAACAAGAGGCTCGTTTGGTTGAGCGTCGCAGCCTTTTTCGTTGTGCTCTCTCTGGTTTTCATCTTCACTAAAGGTTTCAACCTCGGCGTTGAGTTCGTCGGTGGTAGCGAGATACTCGTTCGTGCGGAAGGGAACATGGTTGAACAAGATCTGAGGCAGGCCCTGGTCGAGATCTCTCCCGATTTCAGTGCCGCGCGTGTCACGAGGGTCAGATCGGTGGGCGATCCAGCCAACGTTGTGAAGTTCTCTGTGACGGTGTCGAAAACATTCGAAGTCGAAGAGAAGACGAAAATCATTGAGCAACTGGAAAGCAAACTCGCACAAAAGGGGTTCAAGGCGGAAGTGGTATCCTTCAACGAGACTGGTGGCACCGCTGCGGAAGAAATAAGAAGGTTGACCTGGAGGGCCATACTGATTAGCCTGGCTGCCATTCTGGCGTACATAACTCTGCGCTTCAACTTCATCTTCGGTGTGGGCGCCGTAGCGGCACTCGTGCATGACGTGATAGTTACTCTGGGATTCTTCTCCATGTTCAACTACGAGATCAACGTGCCAGCGGTCGCAGCATTGCTCACACTCATAGGATATTCGTTGAACAACACCATCGTCATTTACGATAGAGTCAGGGAGAACATGAAGAAGTTCAAAGGTAAAGATATACCAGCGCTGATCAACGACAGTATCAACCAGGTTCTGACGAGGACGATAAACACGTCTTTAACAACCTTCATCGTCGTTTTTGTGCTTCTGCTGTTTGCAGGCAACACGATCAAGCCTTTCGCGTTCGGTCTGAGTGTGGGTGTGCTGGTTGGAACATATTCGTCCATCTTCGTTTCGGTGCCGCTCGTTATGAAGTGGGTAAAGTACAGATGA
- a CDS encoding (2Fe-2S)-binding protein encodes MRRIVEHPILKAKTARTVKFYFEDKELEALEGETIAAALIANGIDVFGESEHGRPRGFFCAIGKCSSCLMVVDGEPNVRVCITLVKEGMRVQRQLGRSDVV; translated from the coding sequence TTGAGGCGCATCGTGGAACATCCCATCCTGAAGGCGAAAACTGCGCGCACAGTTAAGTTCTACTTTGAAGATAAAGAGCTGGAAGCTCTGGAAGGCGAAACCATCGCGGCGGCGTTGATCGCCAATGGGATCGATGTCTTCGGTGAGAGTGAGCATGGAAGGCCAAGAGGCTTTTTCTGCGCCATAGGCAAATGTTCGTCCTGCCTGATGGTGGTCGACGGTGAACCGAACGTGAGAGTGTGCATCACGCTCGTGAAGGAAGGCATGCGGGTTCAGAGGCAGTTGGGACGGAGTGATGTGGTATGA
- a CDS encoding glucose-1-phosphate thymidylyltransferase, with translation MKGLVLCAGKGTRLRPLTYTTAKHLIPIANRPVILYTLEFMKNAGVTDVAIVVSPENEVLFRETLQDGSHFGMHIEYIVQPQPKGIAHAVYISREFLDDEPFLLVLGDNLVFEDIAGVVKSFESEKVDGYILLARVKDPRAYGVAVVENQKVVHVEEKPKEPKSDLAIVGVYLFRPIIFHAIENIKPSWRGELEITDAIGYLVEKGYSVKAHTIQGWWKDTGKPEDLLEANRRILDTIEDGQCAGKIDETTTIQGRVCVAKGSIIVGSLIRGPVVIGEDCKIVNSYVGPYTSIGNRVVLENCEVENSILMDESKISNLSSRIDSSLIGKGVRISQNGRLPKAMKFVVGDLSSLEL, from the coding sequence ATGAAGGGTTTGGTCCTGTGCGCGGGTAAAGGAACCAGGCTCAGACCTTTGACTTACACGACGGCCAAGCATTTGATACCCATAGCCAACAGGCCTGTGATACTTTACACGCTCGAGTTCATGAAGAACGCTGGTGTGACAGATGTGGCGATCGTGGTCAGTCCGGAGAACGAAGTTCTGTTCAGAGAAACTCTGCAGGATGGATCGCATTTTGGCATGCACATCGAGTACATCGTTCAACCTCAACCCAAAGGCATAGCGCACGCTGTGTACATATCGAGAGAATTCCTCGACGATGAACCTTTCCTCCTCGTGCTCGGGGACAACCTCGTTTTTGAGGACATTGCGGGCGTGGTGAAGAGTTTCGAGTCAGAGAAGGTGGACGGCTACATCCTCCTGGCCCGAGTGAAGGATCCGAGGGCTTACGGTGTGGCTGTGGTGGAGAATCAGAAGGTGGTGCACGTGGAGGAGAAACCCAAAGAACCGAAGAGCGATCTTGCGATCGTGGGGGTTTATCTGTTCAGACCGATCATCTTCCATGCGATAGAAAACATCAAACCTTCGTGGAGGGGTGAGCTTGAGATCACGGACGCGATAGGTTATTTGGTCGAAAAAGGTTACAGCGTGAAGGCACACACGATACAGGGATGGTGGAAAGACACGGGAAAGCCGGAAGACCTACTTGAAGCCAACAGGCGCATACTGGACACGATCGAGGACGGCCAATGCGCTGGAAAGATCGATGAAACTACAACGATTCAGGGTAGAGTATGTGTTGCGAAAGGTTCCATCATTGTCGGATCACTCATAAGGGGTCCCGTGGTGATAGGAGAAGACTGTAAGATCGTGAATTCCTACGTCGGTCCTTACACGTCCATCGGGAACAGGGTTGTTCTGGAAAATTGCGAGGTGGAAAACTCTATATTGATGGACGAAAGCAAGATAAGCAATCTTTCGAGCAGGATAGATTCTTCTCTGATCGGCAAAGGTGTAAGGATAAGCCAGAATGGAAGGTTACCCAAAGCGATGAAATTCGTCGTTGGAGATCTCAGTTCCTTAGAATTGTGA